A genomic window from Triplophysa dalaica isolate WHDGS20190420 chromosome 24, ASM1584641v1, whole genome shotgun sequence includes:
- the tnni2a.2 gene encoding troponin I type 2a (skeletal, fast), tandem duplicate 2 codes for MSDKRMSSSKKHALKGMMLLVAKDLLEAEDIEKKEERKRYMEENCPPLSYPGSKDELQALCRDLHEKIDVLDEERYNLEHKAIMVVNEVKDLNIKIIDLKGKFKKPPLKKVRMSADAMLQALLGSKHKVSMDLRANLKQVKKEVKEEDKELRDVGDWRKNIEDKSGMGGRKKMFESEA; via the exons ATGTCTGA TAAACGcatgtccagcagtaaaaaaCATGCTCTTAAG GGCATGATGCTCCTGGTTGCAAAAGACCTGCTGGAGGCAGAAGATATTGAGAAaaaagaggagagaaagaggTACATGGAGGAAAACTGCCCACCATTATCATACCCAGGCTCCAAAGACGAACTCCAG GCCCTTTGCAGAGACTTACACGAAAAAATTGATGTTCTCGATGAGGAGAGATACAATCTAGAGCACAAAGCCATCATGGTCGTCAATGAG GTCAAAGatttaaacatcaaaatcatCGACCTAAAGGGCAAGTTCAAGAAGCCTCCTCTGAAGAAAGTGCGCATGTCGGCCGACGCTATGCTTCAGGCTCTGCTGGGATCCAAACACAAGGTGTCCATGGACCTGAGAGCCAACCTGAAACAAGTCAAGAAGGAGGTCAAAGAGGAG GATAAAGAACTGCGTGATGTTGGTGACTGGCGTAAGAACATTGAGGATAAGTCTGGCATGGGGGGCAGGAAGAAGATGTTTGAATCTGAAGCATGA
- the LOC130414101 gene encoding troponin I, fast skeletal muscle-like — MSEKKLSSSRKHHFKSLMLAIAKGLLEQEEKDREVEKKRYMAETCQALSLPGSMQALQELCRELHHKIDVIDEERYDLELKVNKSAKEIEDLNIKVIDLKGKFKKPVLRKVRMSADQMLQALLGSKHKVSLDLRANLKQVKKEVKEEDKELRDVGDWRKNIEDKAGMDGRKKMFESEA, encoded by the exons ATGTCGGA AAAGAAGCTGTCGTCCAGTCGGAAGCATCATTTCAAG AGTTTGATGCTCGCCATCGCTAAAGGTTTACTAGAACAAGAAGAAAAAGATCGAGAAGTGGAGAAGAAGAGATACATGGCAGAGACATGCCAAGCTCTGTCTCTACCTGGATCTATGCAGGCATTACAG GAACTATGCAGGGAACTTCACCATAAGATCGATGTCATCGATGAGGAGCGGTACGATCTGGAATTGAAAGTGAACAAAAGTGCAAAAGAG ATTGAGGACTTGAATATCAAGGTGATCGACCTGAAGGGCAAGTTCAAAAAACCGGTGTTGAGGAAAGTGCGCATGTCTGCTGACCAGATGCTTCAGGCTCTTCTGGGGTCCAAGCACAAGGTCTCTCTGGATCTCAGAGCCAACCTGAAACAAGTCAAGAAGGAGGTCAAAGAGGAG gatAAGGAACTGCGTGATGTTGGTGACTGGCGTAAGAACATCGAGGATAAGGCTGGCATGGATGGCAGGAAGAAGATGTTTGAATCCGAAgcttaa